Proteins encoded within one genomic window of Flavobacterium sp. NG2:
- a CDS encoding nucleotide sugar dehydrogenase, which yields MKITKICCIGAGYVGGPTMAIIAQKCPHIQVTVVDLNENRIAAWNDKNVEKIPIYEPGLSDIVAEARGRNLFFSTDVDAAIDEAQLIFISVNTPTKTFGKGKGMAADLKYIELCARQIAKVAKDNKIVVEKSTLPVRTAEAIKSILDNTGNGVQFQILSNPEFLAEGTAVTDLLFPDRILIGGDTSVEGQDAIQSLVDVYANWVSEDKILTTNVWSSELSKLTANAFLAQRISSINAMSELCEKTGADVNEVARAIGMDSRIGPKFLKSSVGFGGSCFQKDILNLVYIAKSYGLNEVADYWEQVIIMNDHQKRRFSSKIVQTLYNTVADKKIAFLGWAFKKDTNDTRESAAIYVADDLINEQANIAVFDPKVEADKVLTDLNYLDTRTADKNKEKLTVVPSPYEACANAHAIAVLTEWDEFVTYDWIRIYNSMQKPAFVFDGRNVLNRAEMEKIGFVYQSVGS from the coding sequence ATGAAAATTACAAAAATTTGTTGTATCGGAGCGGGATATGTGGGAGGGCCTACTATGGCAATTATAGCTCAAAAATGTCCACATATACAAGTGACGGTTGTCGATTTGAACGAAAATAGAATAGCAGCTTGGAATGATAAGAATGTCGAAAAAATTCCTATTTATGAGCCTGGACTTTCTGATATTGTAGCCGAGGCTAGAGGAAGAAATTTATTTTTTTCAACTGATGTAGATGCTGCTATCGATGAAGCACAATTGATTTTTATCTCAGTGAATACGCCAACTAAAACCTTTGGAAAAGGGAAGGGAATGGCGGCCGACTTGAAATATATAGAGTTGTGTGCTCGACAAATTGCAAAAGTGGCTAAAGACAATAAAATTGTTGTAGAAAAATCTACTTTACCGGTTAGAACGGCAGAGGCCATCAAAAGTATTTTAGATAATACGGGTAATGGTGTTCAATTTCAAATTTTATCTAATCCGGAGTTCTTGGCAGAAGGAACAGCCGTTACTGATTTGTTGTTTCCTGATCGAATACTAATTGGTGGGGATACTTCTGTTGAAGGACAGGATGCAATACAATCTTTGGTTGATGTTTATGCTAATTGGGTGTCAGAGGATAAAATATTAACGACGAATGTATGGTCTTCGGAATTGTCAAAATTGACAGCCAACGCCTTTTTAGCACAGCGAATTTCTTCGATTAACGCCATGTCTGAACTTTGTGAGAAAACAGGTGCCGATGTAAATGAGGTCGCTAGAGCTATTGGAATGGATAGCCGTATTGGACCAAAATTTTTGAAATCTTCAGTAGGTTTTGGAGGTTCTTGTTTTCAAAAAGACATTTTGAATTTAGTCTATATCGCTAAATCGTATGGATTGAATGAAGTAGCCGATTATTGGGAGCAAGTGATTATCATGAATGACCATCAAAAAAGACGTTTTTCTAGTAAAATAGTCCAAACCCTTTATAATACAGTAGCCGATAAAAAAATTGCTTTTTTAGGTTGGGCATTTAAGAAAGATACTAATGATACAAGAGAATCGGCGGCTATATATGTGGCTGATGATTTGATTAACGAGCAAGCCAATATAGCAGTATTTGATCCAAAGGTAGAGGCTGATAAAGTGCTTACTGATTTGAATTATTTGGATACCAGAACTGCTGATAAAAATAAAGAAAAACTAACAGTTGTTCCAAGTCCGTATGAAGCTTGTGCTAATGCCCATGCGATTGCGGTACTAACAGAATGGGATGAGTTTGTAACTTACGATTGGATAAGGATTTATAATTCCATGCAAAAACCAGCTTTTGTTTTTGATGGTCGAAATGTGTTGAATCGTGCTGAAATGGAAAAAATAGGATTTGTTTATCAGTCTGTTGGTTCTTAG
- a CDS encoding SDR family oxidoreductase, with amino-acid sequence MEVELNMTLLITGGAGFIGSNLCEHFLAKGYRVVCLDNFSTGHRHNLKDFENHKNFRLIVGDIRNQKDCEEAATGVDYVLHQAALGSVPRSIKDPVTTNDVNVSGFLNMLTAARDAKVKRFIYAASSSTYGDSEGLPKVEEVIGKPLSPYAITKYVNELYAEIFSKTYGMETIGLRYFNVFGRKQDPNGAYAAVIPKFVMQLMQLQSPVINGDGNYSRDFTYIDNVILMNELAITTKNELAVNTVYNTAYGDRNTLKDLVGYLKEYLSKYDSRIAEVAIEYGPNRAGDIPHSLASIEKAKTLLGYQPQYSLQKGLQEAVAWYWDNLRK; translated from the coding sequence ATGGAGGTAGAATTGAATATGACATTATTGATTACTGGTGGAGCGGGCTTCATTGGTTCAAATTTATGTGAGCATTTTTTAGCAAAAGGCTACCGTGTGGTTTGCTTAGATAATTTTTCGACTGGGCATAGGCATAATTTAAAAGATTTTGAGAATCATAAGAATTTCCGATTAATAGTTGGTGATATTCGCAATCAAAAAGATTGTGAAGAAGCGGCTACAGGGGTCGATTATGTTTTGCATCAGGCTGCTTTAGGTTCGGTTCCGCGTTCTATAAAGGATCCTGTGACTACTAATGATGTTAATGTTTCTGGATTTTTGAATATGCTTACAGCAGCAAGAGATGCTAAAGTGAAAAGATTTATCTATGCAGCTAGTTCTTCAACTTATGGGGATTCAGAAGGATTGCCAAAGGTGGAAGAAGTAATAGGGAAACCATTATCGCCTTATGCCATTACAAAGTATGTCAATGAACTCTATGCTGAAATTTTCAGTAAAACCTACGGTATGGAAACCATTGGATTACGCTATTTTAATGTCTTTGGTAGAAAGCAAGACCCAAATGGGGCTTATGCAGCGGTAATTCCAAAGTTTGTTATGCAACTCATGCAGTTGCAAAGCCCTGTAATTAATGGTGATGGTAATTATTCTAGAGACTTTACTTATATCGATAATGTGATTTTGATGAATGAGCTGGCTATTACAACTAAGAATGAGTTGGCCGTCAATACGGTTTATAATACCGCTTATGGAGATAGAAATACTTTAAAGGATTTGGTAGGTTATCTTAAAGAATATTTGTCAAAATATGATAGTCGAATAGCTGAAGTTGCTATTGAGTATGGTCCCAACAGAGCAGGAGATATTCCGCATTCGTTGGCTAGTATTGAAAAAGCTAAGACATTATTGGGGTACCAACCTCAGTATTCCTTACAAAAAGGATTGCAAGAAGCAGTTGCTTGGTATTGGGATAATTTGAGAAAATAA
- a CDS encoding polysaccharide biosynthesis tyrosine autokinase: MLDIKDFSIFENQASFDFKGFLIKILSYWKWFVISLVITFTVAYQVNIRKEKIYGMETLISVKEESNPLFTSNTSLVFNWGGVSDQVSTISTIFQSRSHNELVVEKLQFYIDYLEQGKYNLVDSYGSVPFYVVINKAKGQLANTLIGIKFISENEYEIRIPFAGTNASLITYSDNSYSNTSVVAGEFVKRYKVGQLVSLPFLNWKLQIKDKPGFYTGNEYFVRFNNFDGTVSRYKGINVRADDKGGSILTLSMQGTNKARMVEYLNSTVKMLIKRQLDEKNRFATNTISFIDSTLVAMESQLRETGDELKTFRKSKNIYDVEAGGEKFADKIFEYDVKKDEITRKTAYYNSLKAYLKNSVDYSKLPAPSVAGIDDPNVVTNISKLISLSTQRSEMAYAVKSDKIFKDFDNQMEAVKNVLLENIATAKSGLQYELQLINNKINQAENTIKELPDDQQELIKIKRKYDLSDNIYNTFLQKRSEADIVKAANLSDIHFIDPAKDIGGGLLGPKTSVNYVLALFLGILFPLLFVFTIFFINNAIQNTDDINSLTQIPLIGVVGLNKEDSDLAVYDKPKSALSESFRAIRSSLQFLYKQQNLDGAKTLMITSSISGEGKTFCSVNIATVFALSEKKTIILGLDLRKPKLADEFGLTNDVGIVNYLINQKGVDDIINKTHIPYLDVVLSGPIPPNPSELILSERMGQLMEELKEKYDYIILDTPPVGLVSDALELSQFSDVTLYIVRQNFSKKEMITLLNNRIKREELSNTSIIFNGFENKAKYGSAYGYGYGYGYGYGYGSAYSNGYHDDEKPKSFIDKIVSKFRKSKSS; this comes from the coding sequence ATGTTAGATATAAAAGATTTTTCAATTTTTGAAAACCAAGCAAGTTTTGACTTTAAAGGTTTCTTAATTAAAATATTAAGCTATTGGAAATGGTTTGTAATCAGTTTGGTTATAACTTTTACAGTTGCTTACCAAGTTAACATTCGGAAAGAGAAAATTTATGGGATGGAGACACTTATTTCTGTAAAAGAAGAAAGTAATCCACTTTTTACTTCAAATACCAGTTTGGTTTTTAACTGGGGAGGTGTTTCAGATCAAGTTAGTACGATTTCGACTATATTCCAATCAAGGTCTCATAATGAATTGGTTGTCGAGAAATTACAGTTTTATATTGATTATTTAGAACAGGGAAAGTACAATCTGGTTGATTCCTATGGTTCGGTTCCATTTTATGTTGTGATTAATAAAGCAAAAGGGCAACTTGCCAACACACTTATTGGAATCAAGTTTATATCTGAAAATGAATATGAAATTCGTATCCCTTTTGCGGGGACTAATGCGTCTCTAATAACCTATTCTGATAACTCATACAGTAATACTTCGGTTGTTGCTGGGGAATTTGTCAAAAGATATAAAGTAGGGCAATTAGTTTCTTTGCCTTTTTTAAATTGGAAATTACAGATTAAAGACAAGCCTGGTTTTTATACAGGGAATGAGTATTTCGTAAGGTTTAACAACTTTGATGGTACTGTTTCAAGGTATAAAGGAATTAATGTTCGTGCCGATGATAAAGGTGGTTCTATACTTACCCTAAGCATGCAGGGTACTAATAAAGCACGAATGGTTGAATATTTGAATTCAACAGTAAAAATGCTTATCAAAAGACAATTAGATGAGAAAAATCGATTTGCTACTAATACCATTAGTTTTATTGATAGTACTCTAGTTGCCATGGAATCTCAACTAAGAGAAACTGGAGACGAATTGAAAACTTTCAGGAAGAGTAAAAACATTTATGATGTTGAAGCTGGAGGGGAGAAGTTTGCAGATAAAATCTTTGAATATGATGTAAAAAAAGACGAGATAACGCGTAAAACAGCTTATTATAATTCGTTAAAAGCCTATTTAAAAAATAGTGTTGATTATTCTAAATTGCCAGCACCTTCTGTAGCTGGAATTGATGACCCCAATGTGGTAACTAATATATCAAAATTGATTTCGCTCTCAACCCAACGTTCCGAAATGGCTTACGCGGTTAAAAGTGATAAGATATTTAAAGATTTTGATAACCAAATGGAAGCTGTTAAAAATGTCCTTTTGGAGAATATTGCAACGGCAAAGTCAGGTTTGCAATATGAATTGCAGTTGATTAATAACAAAATCAATCAAGCCGAAAATACGATAAAAGAACTTCCCGATGATCAACAAGAGCTGATTAAGATTAAGCGAAAATACGATTTGAGTGATAATATCTATAATACTTTTTTGCAAAAAAGAAGTGAAGCCGATATCGTTAAAGCAGCAAATTTATCAGATATTCATTTTATTGACCCTGCCAAAGATATCGGTGGAGGATTATTGGGGCCTAAAACATCAGTCAACTATGTTTTGGCTTTATTCTTAGGGATATTATTTCCTTTATTGTTTGTATTTACCATTTTCTTTATAAATAATGCGATACAAAATACCGATGACATTAATAGCTTAACTCAAATTCCGTTGATTGGTGTAGTAGGCTTAAACAAAGAAGATTCTGATTTGGCTGTTTATGATAAACCTAAGTCAGCTTTGTCCGAGTCTTTCCGGGCGATTCGGTCTTCCTTACAATTTTTGTACAAACAACAAAATCTTGATGGAGCCAAAACGCTCATGATTACTTCGTCAATTAGTGGGGAAGGAAAAACGTTTTGTTCTGTAAATATTGCTACGGTTTTTGCTTTAAGCGAGAAAAAGACTATTATTTTGGGTCTGGATTTAAGAAAACCTAAGTTAGCTGATGAATTTGGGTTGACAAATGATGTGGGAATCGTGAATTATTTAATCAATCAAAAAGGTGTAGATGATATTATAAATAAAACCCATATTCCTTATTTGGATGTAGTTTTATCAGGTCCGATACCGCCAAATCCATCTGAGTTGATTTTAAGTGAGCGCATGGGGCAACTTATGGAAGAATTGAAGGAGAAATACGATTACATTATTTTGGATACTCCTCCAGTTGGATTAGTGTCTGATGCGTTGGAGTTATCCCAGTTTTCAGATGTTACGCTATATATTGTAAGACAAAATTTCTCTAAAAAGGAGATGATTACTTTGTTGAATAATAGAATAAAACGAGAAGAGTTAAGTAATACCAGTATTATATTTAATGGTTTTGAGAATAAAGCGAAATATGGTTCTGCCTATGGCTACGGCTATGGTTACGGCTATGGCTACGGTTACGGTTCGGCCTATTCAAATGGGTATCATGATGACGAAAAACCAAAGAGCTTTATAGATAAAATAGTAAGTAAGTTTCGAAAATCAAAGTCAAGTTAA
- a CDS encoding polysaccharide biosynthesis/export family protein — protein sequence MNKYIFFLFLNISLLFTSCISTRDLIYLQNKDGKDVEQTISAVAAKPYRLQTNDVLSISIKAIDPNLVSIFSTVNEGEAGKSASGLYFNGFTVDDHGNIRIPILGEMNVMGYTLDEIRQKIENQLLAEYFKKEANIFVTVKLAGFKYTINGEIGNTGTKTLFQDRVTIMEAIANSGDIALTGDRKAVRIMRQTPTGTQMHDIDLTDINVMQSPYYYLQPNDYIYIKPLKQKTWGTGKTLLESFSTFVTLLSFATTTFFLLKN from the coding sequence ATGAACAAGTATATTTTCTTCTTATTCTTGAATATAAGTCTGTTATTTACATCATGTATATCAACAAGAGATTTGATTTATTTGCAAAATAAAGATGGAAAGGATGTTGAACAGACCATTTCTGCTGTTGCAGCTAAGCCTTATCGATTGCAAACAAATGATGTCTTGAGTATTAGTATTAAAGCTATTGATCCCAATTTAGTATCTATTTTTAGTACAGTTAATGAAGGGGAGGCTGGTAAGTCGGCATCAGGATTGTATTTTAATGGTTTTACAGTTGATGACCATGGTAATATTAGAATCCCAATATTGGGAGAAATGAACGTGATGGGGTATACGCTTGATGAGATACGTCAAAAGATTGAAAATCAATTATTGGCGGAGTATTTTAAGAAAGAAGCCAATATTTTTGTAACCGTAAAACTCGCTGGTTTTAAATATACTATAAATGGGGAAATCGGGAACACTGGAACGAAGACATTATTCCAAGACAGGGTTACGATAATGGAAGCTATTGCTAATTCTGGAGATATTGCTTTAACAGGTGATCGAAAGGCGGTTAGAATTATGAGGCAAACGCCTACAGGAACTCAAATGCACGATATTGATTTGACAGATATTAATGTTATGCAATCGCCTTATTATTATTTGCAACCCAATGATTATATATATATAAAGCCTTTGAAACAGAAAACGTGGGGGACAGGAAAAACATTACTAGAGTCTTTTAGTACCTTTGTAACACTGCTGTCCTTCGCAACTACTACCTTTTTTCTGTTAAAAAACTAA
- the recR gene encoding recombination mediator RecR, with amino-acid sequence MEFSSKLIEKAVNEIAQLPGIGKRSALRLVLHLLKQPKEQTEFLSQALVNMRADIKYCSSCHNISDSDICEICSNGNRNHQIICVVEDIRDVMAIEGTGQFRGIYHVLGGKISPVEGVGPSQLKISSLVEKVKSGSVSEIIFALSSTMEGDTTNFYIYKQIADSSVVMSTIARGIAVGDELEYADEVTLGRSILHRIPFEKSFKNN; translated from the coding sequence ATGGAATTTTCTTCAAAATTAATTGAAAAAGCGGTTAATGAAATTGCGCAATTGCCAGGAATCGGGAAGCGGTCAGCCTTGCGATTGGTGTTGCATTTGTTAAAGCAGCCAAAGGAACAAACTGAGTTTTTGTCTCAAGCCTTAGTGAATATGAGGGCTGATATAAAATATTGTAGCAGTTGTCACAATATATCAGACAGTGATATTTGTGAAATTTGTTCCAATGGAAATAGAAATCATCAGATTATTTGTGTTGTTGAAGACATTAGAGATGTGATGGCAATTGAAGGAACTGGGCAATTTCGTGGAATTTATCACGTTTTAGGCGGTAAGATATCTCCAGTAGAAGGTGTAGGGCCAAGTCAGTTGAAAATTTCTTCACTGGTAGAAAAAGTAAAATCAGGTAGTGTGTCAGAGATTATTTTTGCACTAAGTTCCACCATGGAGGGCGATACGACGAATTTTTATATCTACAAGCAAATAGCGGATTCCTCAGTTGTTATGTCAACGATTGCTAGAGGAATTGCGGTAGGAGATGAATTAGAATACGCTGACGAAGTAACTTTGGGACGAAGTATTTTACACCGAATTCCATTTGAAAAATCATTTAAGAATAATTAA
- a CDS encoding CoA-binding protein has translation MKNKKTLVLGASTKPERASYRAITNLVGKGHSVLAIGQNAGEVAGIKIQTKAIPLKNIDTVSLYMNAARQRDYYNYIVEVGPKRVIFNPGAENPELAQLLELNNIKSEQSCTLVLLATNQF, from the coding sequence ATGAAAAATAAAAAAACATTAGTTCTAGGTGCTTCTACAAAACCTGAAAGAGCATCATATAGAGCTATAACTAATCTAGTGGGAAAAGGGCATTCGGTTCTTGCTATAGGTCAAAATGCTGGTGAAGTGGCGGGAATCAAGATTCAAACCAAGGCTATTCCATTGAAAAATATTGATACAGTTAGTTTGTATATGAATGCAGCACGTCAGCGCGATTACTATAATTATATTGTAGAGGTAGGGCCAAAACGTGTGATTTTTAATCCTGGTGCTGAAAATCCTGAGCTAGCACAGCTTTTAGAGTTGAATAATATCAAATCAGAGCAATCTTGTACGTTGGTATTATTGGCTACTAATCAATTTTAA
- the ctlX gene encoding citrulline utilization hydrolase CtlX: MKQITNSIVMIRPVAFRMNEQTAVNNYYQKVLDGLLPATVNAKAQQEFDALVEKLTAVGVNVVVVEDTLSPDTPDSIFPNNWISFHENGDVAFYPMYAENRRAERREDILDILEDKGFKIENIIDYTSAEEDGFFLEGTGSVVLDRANEKAYCALSPRADEELFIEFCEDFDYAPVLFEAFHTVDGERKAIYHTNVMMSVGDSFAVICADAIDDKQEQKMVLDNLKKDNKEIILITEKQLNSFAGNMLEVLGADDKKYLVMSTAALDSLTPKQIAQIENHAAIISSNLDTIEACGGGSARCMMAEIFLEKE, from the coding sequence ATGAAACAAATTACCAATTCAATAGTAATGATTCGTCCCGTGGCGTTTCGTATGAACGAACAAACGGCGGTCAATAATTATTACCAAAAGGTGTTAGATGGCTTGTTGCCAGCTACAGTTAATGCTAAGGCACAGCAAGAATTTGATGCTTTGGTGGAAAAATTAACTGCAGTAGGTGTGAATGTTGTAGTAGTGGAAGATACTCTAAGTCCTGATACACCAGATAGTATTTTTCCAAATAATTGGATTTCGTTTCATGAAAATGGCGATGTTGCTTTTTACCCTATGTATGCTGAAAATAGAAGAGCGGAACGTCGTGAAGATATTTTGGATATACTGGAAGATAAAGGATTTAAAATCGAGAATATAATTGATTATACTTCAGCAGAAGAGGATGGTTTTTTTCTGGAAGGAACAGGTAGTGTTGTTTTGGATAGGGCTAATGAAAAGGCGTATTGCGCCCTTTCGCCAAGAGCTGATGAAGAATTGTTTATCGAGTTTTGTGAAGATTTTGATTATGCGCCTGTCCTTTTTGAGGCCTTTCATACCGTTGATGGCGAGCGAAAGGCGATTTATCATACAAATGTGATGATGAGTGTAGGAGATAGTTTTGCCGTAATTTGTGCTGATGCCATTGATGATAAGCAAGAGCAAAAAATGGTTCTTGATAATCTAAAGAAAGACAATAAGGAGATCATTTTAATCACTGAAAAGCAGTTGAATAGTTTTGCGGGTAATATGTTAGAAGTTTTGGGTGCTGATGATAAAAAATATTTAGTTATGAGTACGGCGGCTTTAGATAGTTTGACACCAAAACAAATTGCACAAATCGAAAACCATGCTGCCATTATTAGTTCGAACTTGGATACTATTGAAGCTTGTGGTGGTGGAAGTGCACGTTGTATGATGGCTGAGATTTTTTTGGAAAAAGAATAA
- a CDS encoding dimethylarginine dimethylaminohydrolase family protein encodes MIKLNVNNETSRLRAVVLGLAESNGPTPQVEEAYDPKSLEHILKGTYPVEKDMIFEMDAFHKVLQKYGVKVYQPQLIENYNQIFTRDIGFVIDDVFVKSNILPEREHELDAIQYIIDEIDPQKVVRPPVEAHIEGGDVMLWNDHIFIGTYKGSDYKNYITARTNMQGVQFIKELFPNKIVKEFDLIKSKIEARDNALHLDCCFQPVGKDKGIIYKRGFREEADYEYLVALFGKENLFHIKRNEMYNMNSNVFSIDTNVVVSERNFKRLNKWLRAQGFIVEEVPYAEIAKQEGLLRCSTLPLIRD; translated from the coding sequence ATGATAAAGCTTAATGTAAATAATGAAACTTCGCGGTTAAGAGCTGTAGTATTGGGGCTTGCGGAAAGTAATGGTCCAACACCACAGGTTGAGGAGGCCTATGATCCAAAATCTTTAGAGCATATTTTAAAAGGAACTTATCCTGTTGAAAAAGATATGATTTTTGAAATGGATGCTTTCCATAAAGTACTACAAAAATATGGGGTCAAAGTGTATCAGCCACAATTGATAGAAAATTACAATCAGATTTTTACCAGAGATATAGGTTTTGTTATTGATGATGTTTTCGTTAAGTCGAATATTTTACCTGAACGGGAACATGAATTAGATGCAATTCAATACATTATTGATGAAATAGATCCTCAAAAAGTAGTGCGTCCGCCAGTGGAAGCGCATATTGAAGGTGGAGATGTAATGTTGTGGAATGATCATATATTTATAGGTACGTATAAAGGGAGTGATTATAAAAACTATATCACGGCTCGTACGAATATGCAGGGCGTTCAGTTTATTAAAGAGTTGTTTCCTAATAAGATTGTAAAGGAGTTTGATTTAATTAAATCTAAGATTGAAGCACGTGATAATGCTTTGCATTTAGATTGCTGTTTTCAGCCTGTAGGGAAAGATAAAGGGATTATTTATAAAAGAGGTTTTCGTGAGGAAGCAGATTATGAGTATTTAGTTGCTCTTTTTGGTAAAGAGAATCTTTTCCATATAAAAAGGAATGAAATGTATAATATGAATTCAAATGTTTTTTCGATTGATACCAATGTGGTGGTTTCAGAGCGTAACTTTAAGCGTTTGAATAAGTGGTTGAGAGCACAGGGTTTTATTGTAGAAGAAGTTCCTTATGCAGAGATAGCAAAACAAGAGGGGTTATTGCGTTGTTCTACTTTGCCACTTATTAGAGATTAA
- a CDS encoding citrate synthase, with protein sequence MSKTAILEIDGKKYEFPIFKGSENEEAIDIKKLRDLTGMVTLDPGYKNSGSCTSGITFLDGELGILRYRGYAIEDLADNANFLEVSYLLIFGEMPTAAQLEQFENDIRKHTLVNEEMKSILDGFPKTAHPMGILAALTSALTSFNPKSVDVENEKDVYNAVCKTMGKFLVIATWTFRKNMGYPLNYYDNTKGYVENFMRLMFEIPTEPYKVSKNVIDALDKLFILHADHEQNCSTSTVRMVGSSHAGLFASISAGVSALWGPLHGGANQAVLEMLEEIHNNGGDTEKYLAKAKDKADPFRLMGFGHRVYKNFDPRAKIIKKAANEVLETLGIEDPILDIARKLEKAALEDEYFKARNLYPNVDFYSGIIYRALGIPTDMFTVMFAIGRLPGWIAQWKEMRENKEPIGRPRQIYTGSALREFKK encoded by the coding sequence ATGTCAAAAACAGCTATATTAGAAATTGATGGTAAAAAATATGAGTTTCCTATTTTCAAAGGAAGCGAAAATGAAGAAGCCATTGATATTAAGAAATTACGAGATTTAACTGGAATGGTTACCCTTGATCCAGGTTATAAAAATTCAGGTTCTTGTACCAGTGGGATTACCTTTTTGGATGGAGAATTAGGAATTTTACGTTACAGAGGGTATGCAATTGAAGATTTAGCTGATAATGCAAATTTCTTAGAAGTATCTTATCTTTTAATTTTTGGTGAAATGCCAACTGCAGCTCAATTAGAGCAATTCGAAAATGACATTCGTAAGCATACACTTGTAAATGAGGAAATGAAGAGTATTTTGGATGGATTTCCAAAGACTGCACATCCAATGGGTATTTTAGCTGCCTTGACAAGTGCTTTGACTTCTTTTAATCCAAAATCAGTAGATGTTGAGAATGAAAAAGATGTTTACAATGCCGTATGTAAAACGATGGGTAAATTTCTTGTAATTGCTACTTGGACTTTTAGAAAAAATATGGGGTATCCATTGAATTATTATGATAATACAAAAGGATACGTTGAGAACTTTATGCGTTTGATGTTTGAAATTCCTACTGAGCCTTATAAAGTTAGTAAGAATGTTATCGACGCTTTGGATAAATTGTTTATTCTACATGCTGATCATGAGCAAAACTGTTCTACTTCTACAGTAAGAATGGTTGGTTCTTCGCATGCTGGTTTGTTTGCTTCTATTTCTGCTGGTGTATCTGCGTTGTGGGGGCCACTGCATGGTGGTGCTAATCAAGCAGTTCTTGAAATGCTAGAAGAAATTCATAATAATGGTGGTGATACTGAAAAGTATTTAGCTAAAGCAAAAGATAAAGCTGATCCATTTAGATTAATGGGCTTTGGTCATAGAGTGTATAAAAACTTTGATCCACGTGCAAAAATCATTAAAAAAGCTGCTAACGAAGTTTTAGAAACTTTAGGAATTGAAGATCCAATTCTTGATATTGCTAGAAAATTAGAAAAAGCAGCTCTTGAAGATGAATATTTCAAAGCTAGAAACTTATATCCAAATGTAGATTTCTATTCTGGAATTATTTACAGAGCATTAGGTATTCCAACGGATATGTTTACCGTAATGTTTGCTATTGGAAGATTACCAGGTTGGATAGCGCAATGGAAAGAAATGCGTGAAAACAAAGAGCCAATTGGAAGACCAAGACAAATATATACTGGTTCTGCTCTTAGAGAGTTTAAGAAATAA